A region of Myxococcus stipitatus DSM 14675 DNA encodes the following proteins:
- the thiS gene encoding sulfur carrier protein ThiS, with translation MQVWVNGETREVPEAVTLSALLESLRIGGPGVAVEVNAEVVRRARHPEHHLQPGDRVEIVTFVGGG, from the coding sequence ATGCAGGTCTGGGTCAACGGAGAGACACGCGAGGTGCCGGAGGCCGTCACCCTCTCGGCGCTGCTGGAGTCGCTTCGAATCGGAGGTCCGGGTGTGGCCGTGGAAGTGAACGCCGAGGTGGTGCGCCGCGCCCGCCACCCCGAGCATCACCTCCAGCCCGGGGACCGAGTGGAGATCGTCACCTTCGTCGGCGGCGGGTAG
- the corA gene encoding magnesium/cobalt transporter CorA produces the protein MIQVCLFRDGTLFTGGEELLGEDGRKWVDVLQPDEATMARLAERFGLHKLAVEDCLHLDQRPKLEEYPNHVFVVLQGFTAGKNVCDLTMHEHHFFLAKEWIISVHELPFVGLETIIQRVRQDPAATLGRGTDFMLYLMADALVDAQFPILDSFSDELEDLEVSIFEKAEKSHLQRIFEMKRMLVQLRRVLSPQRDVVGLLARRGIPHVDERSTLYFRDVYDHLVRLYEQIDSGRDILGNVMDGYLSMVANKTNDITKQLTIFATIFLPLSFIVGFFGQNFDALSGTGYYIAMWVMIIALPISLFFWFKHKQWL, from the coding sequence ATGATTCAGGTCTGTCTGTTCAGGGACGGAACCCTCTTCACCGGGGGTGAGGAGCTGCTCGGAGAAGACGGCCGCAAGTGGGTGGACGTCCTCCAGCCGGACGAGGCGACCATGGCCCGGCTGGCCGAGCGCTTCGGTCTCCACAAGCTCGCCGTCGAGGACTGCCTCCACCTGGACCAGCGCCCCAAGCTGGAGGAGTACCCCAACCACGTCTTCGTCGTGCTCCAGGGCTTCACGGCCGGCAAGAACGTGTGCGACCTGACGATGCATGAGCACCACTTCTTCCTCGCGAAGGAGTGGATCATCAGCGTGCACGAGCTGCCCTTCGTGGGGCTGGAGACCATCATCCAGCGCGTGCGCCAGGACCCGGCGGCGACCTTGGGACGCGGCACGGACTTCATGCTGTACCTGATGGCGGACGCGCTCGTGGATGCGCAGTTCCCCATCCTCGACAGCTTCAGCGACGAGCTGGAGGACCTGGAGGTCTCCATCTTCGAGAAGGCGGAGAAGTCCCACCTGCAACGCATCTTCGAGATGAAGCGGATGCTGGTGCAGTTGCGCCGCGTGCTCTCGCCGCAGCGGGACGTGGTGGGGCTCCTGGCGCGGCGCGGGATTCCCCATGTGGATGAGCGCTCCACGCTCTACTTCCGCGACGTGTATGACCACCTGGTGCGGCTGTACGAGCAGATCGACTCCGGGCGGGACATCCTGGGCAACGTGATGGACGGCTACCTGTCCATGGTGGCGAACAAGACGAACGACATCACCAAGCAGCTCACCATCTTCGCCACCATCTTCCTGCCGCTCTCGTTCATCGTCGGATTCTTCGGGCAGAACTTCGATGCCCTGTCCGGCACGGGCTACTACATCGCCATGTGGGTGATGATCATCGCCCTGCCCATCAGCTTGTTCTTCTGGTTCAAGCACAAGCAGTGGCTCTGA
- a CDS encoding thiamine phosphate synthase, which translates to MAPALPRLVVITDWRLPRERLLGALAKALEVGPEVAVQHRHPEASGRTFLEEARVLATLCQARGNPLFVNGRLDVALLVGAHLHLPSHGLAPEEVRRHLPEGRWVSVAVHDAAEARAARGADMALVSPVFAPGSKPGDTRETLGPEGFFSLAKHLPCPALALGGISGETAGRLTGAAGFAVISAVLEAEDPARAARALLAACPPRAMLPAS; encoded by the coding sequence GTGGCACCCGCCCTCCCCCGGCTCGTCGTCATCACCGACTGGCGCCTGCCGCGCGAGCGGCTCCTGGGCGCGCTGGCGAAGGCGCTGGAGGTCGGACCCGAGGTGGCGGTTCAACACCGCCACCCGGAGGCTTCCGGGCGGACGTTCCTCGAGGAGGCACGGGTCCTCGCGACGCTGTGCCAGGCCCGAGGCAATCCGCTGTTCGTCAACGGTCGCCTGGATGTCGCGCTCCTCGTGGGAGCACATCTGCATCTGCCCTCGCACGGCCTTGCTCCCGAAGAGGTGCGTCGTCACCTTCCCGAGGGCCGCTGGGTCAGCGTGGCCGTCCACGATGCAGCAGAAGCCCGAGCCGCCCGCGGCGCCGACATGGCGCTGGTGAGCCCCGTCTTCGCGCCCGGCTCCAAGCCGGGGGACACCCGCGAGACGCTCGGGCCCGAGGGCTTCTTCTCCCTGGCGAAACACCTGCCTTGTCCCGCGCTCGCGCTGGGAGGCATCAGCGGGGAGACAGCGGGACGACTGACGGGCGCCGCGGGGTTCGCCGTCATCTCCGCCGTGCTGGAAGCCGAGGACCCCGCTCGCGCGGCACGAGCCCTGCTGGCCGCGTGCCCGCCCCGGGCTATGCTGCCCGCCTCGTGA
- a CDS encoding DUF4129 domain-containing protein, with the protein MSPLPLLLLLSALPCDEREATVRALEETARSRPEELHGALEVVRRSMGGMPLPHEEPDVPAPEQVQHVADFLERACALERREAATGVTEFPASERERLKEVLDRPEFSKARQRHGDLVKQFLRKLEAWLEGLFESREAQGFAVATRAVMLGLAIALLLWGVLRVRAMRLRRNIARTGAESASAPLVLDAPPEHLRRARKALADHPREAIREALLSMLSTLEERRLARPDRVKTNRELAAELPTRGAPEAVTREVERLMAWYDQAFYSLAPVPEAEARRFVDAVEHLQAQLGAEAEA; encoded by the coding sequence GTGTCTCCCCTGCCCCTCTTGCTCCTGCTGTCCGCGCTTCCCTGCGATGAGCGGGAGGCCACCGTGCGCGCGCTCGAGGAGACCGCGCGGTCGCGTCCCGAGGAACTGCACGGAGCCCTGGAGGTGGTGCGGCGAAGCATGGGCGGAATGCCGCTCCCGCACGAGGAGCCCGATGTCCCCGCGCCGGAGCAGGTCCAGCACGTGGCGGACTTCCTCGAGCGCGCCTGTGCACTGGAGCGTCGCGAAGCCGCCACGGGTGTGACGGAGTTTCCCGCCAGCGAACGCGAGCGCCTCAAGGAAGTGCTCGACCGTCCTGAGTTCTCGAAGGCTCGGCAGCGGCATGGCGACCTGGTGAAGCAGTTCCTGCGCAAGCTGGAAGCGTGGCTGGAGGGGCTCTTCGAGTCCCGTGAGGCGCAGGGCTTCGCGGTGGCGACCCGTGCGGTGATGCTGGGGCTGGCCATCGCCCTGTTGTTGTGGGGCGTGCTGCGCGTTCGAGCCATGCGCCTGCGACGGAACATCGCGCGCACGGGGGCGGAGAGTGCTTCGGCGCCGCTGGTGCTGGATGCGCCGCCAGAACACTTGAGGCGAGCGAGGAAGGCCCTCGCGGACCATCCGCGCGAGGCGATTCGCGAGGCCTTGCTGAGCATGCTGTCCACGCTGGAGGAGCGGCGGCTGGCGCGGCCCGACCGGGTGAAGACGAATCGGGAGCTGGCGGCGGAGCTCCCCACGCGAGGTGCCCCCGAGGCCGTCACTCGCGAGGTGGAGCGACTGATGGCCTGGTACGACCAGGCTTTCTACTCGCTGGCCCCTGTGCCGGAGGCGGAGGCCAGGCGATTCGTCGACGCCGTCGAGCATCTCCAAGCGCAGCTGGGCGCGGAGGCCGAGGCATGA
- a CDS encoding lipoprotein has translation MRKLMMAVGAVAALAMASGCSKRDNVAEQRQDVAEAQSEAQQKTAEIRQDERQDIAQAQQDAREDIAETRGEANQEVANAQQDVRDEQSDLAKAERERGEDLAQGGSGTTGAAAAATNVQGRVLDTGRDTLTVVDTVSNRQIKLKTNDQSRILHDNHPVKLGDIKEGDQVRASYVADGKDLVVRELSITQPATPAPK, from the coding sequence ATGCGCAAGCTCATGATGGCAGTGGGGGCGGTCGCGGCGCTGGCCATGGCTTCGGGCTGTAGCAAGCGGGACAACGTCGCCGAACAACGCCAGGACGTCGCAGAGGCACAGTCCGAGGCGCAGCAGAAGACGGCGGAGATCCGCCAGGACGAGCGCCAGGACATCGCGCAGGCCCAGCAGGACGCCCGCGAGGACATCGCGGAGACGCGGGGCGAGGCGAATCAGGAAGTGGCCAACGCCCAGCAGGACGTGCGGGATGAACAGAGCGACCTGGCCAAGGCCGAGCGCGAGCGCGGCGAGGACCTGGCCCAGGGTGGCTCGGGCACGACGGGGGCCGCCGCCGCGGCCACGAATGTGCAAGGGCGAGTGCTCGACACGGGCCGCGACACGCTGACCGTGGTCGACACCGTCTCCAATCGGCAGATCAAGCTGAAGACGAATGACCAGAGCCGCATCCTCCACGACAACCACCCAGTGAAGCTGGGGGACATCAAGGAGGGGGACCAGGTCCGAGCGTCCTACGTCGCGGACGGCAAGGACCTGGTGGTTCGTGAGCTGAGCATCACCCAGCCCGCCACTCCCGCCCCCAAGTAG
- a CDS encoding alpha/beta fold hydrolase: protein MPTFTVDGLPLHYRDVGLGPAVLLLHAFPLHGGAFDAQVNALSSRYRFIVPDIRGFGQSKPGEGPTRMSRIAEDALALLDALNIDRAVVGGVSMGGYAAMALLREDAGRVAGLVLMNTQCTADDDAGKARREASALEALEKGVDPLIQALLPKLIAEGPSSSVGQQVEALMRAASREGIAAAQRGMALRPDSKDILARYAGPALVVVGEKDPITPLEKAKQLVDLITGARLEVIPGAAHLANQEQPERVNAVLDSFLSSL, encoded by the coding sequence ATGCCGACCTTCACCGTGGATGGACTCCCCCTGCACTACCGCGACGTGGGCCTGGGCCCGGCGGTGCTGCTGCTTCACGCCTTTCCCCTCCACGGCGGCGCCTTCGACGCGCAGGTGAACGCGCTCTCCTCGCGCTATCGCTTCATCGTCCCGGACATCCGAGGCTTCGGGCAGAGCAAGCCCGGTGAGGGCCCCACGCGGATGTCGCGCATCGCCGAGGACGCGCTGGCCCTCCTCGACGCGCTGAACATCGACCGCGCGGTGGTGGGCGGCGTCTCCATGGGCGGCTACGCGGCCATGGCCCTGCTGCGCGAGGACGCGGGACGCGTGGCCGGCCTCGTGTTGATGAACACGCAGTGCACGGCGGATGACGACGCGGGCAAGGCCCGGCGGGAAGCCTCCGCGCTCGAGGCCCTGGAGAAGGGCGTGGACCCCCTCATCCAAGCGCTCCTGCCCAAGCTGATCGCCGAAGGCCCCTCCTCCTCCGTGGGGCAACAGGTGGAGGCCCTCATGCGCGCGGCCTCCCGAGAGGGCATCGCCGCCGCGCAGCGGGGCATGGCGCTGCGGCCGGACAGCAAGGACATCCTCGCGCGCTACGCGGGTCCGGCGCTGGTGGTCGTGGGCGAGAAGGACCCCATCACCCCGCTGGAGAAGGCGAAGCAGTTGGTGGACCTCATCACCGGCGCCCGGCTGGAGGTCATCCCCGGCGCCGCGCATCTGGCCAACCAGGAGCAGCCCGAGCGCGTCAACGCCGTGCTCGACTCGTTCCTCTCATCCCTCTGA
- a CDS encoding HAD-IIB family hydrolase: protein MTAHSEGMVPRPLREADLSRVEGVFTDVDGTLTTGHRLRADTVRALERLSAAGLRVVLVSGRPAGWGEAWARQLPVDGVIVENGGLFFLRGARGLRKVYLEPPAERVENRKRLQREVSRVLKQVPGARLSVDSTYTEVDLAVDYNEEARLGDEGAARIESLLRARGVTAVRSSVHVNCWLGRFDKLSATKRFARVAWGEKLQPRDGRYVYVGDSFNDAPMFQAFGLGVGVANVRAVLDRIDAPPAFITRAAEGKGFEELARALLARRGRGALEE, encoded by the coding sequence ATGACGGCGCACAGCGAGGGGATGGTTCCGCGCCCGCTGCGCGAGGCGGACCTGTCCCGCGTCGAAGGTGTCTTCACGGACGTGGATGGCACGCTGACGACGGGGCACCGGCTGCGCGCGGACACCGTGCGAGCGTTGGAGCGGCTGTCCGCCGCGGGCCTCCGGGTGGTGCTGGTGAGCGGCCGGCCGGCGGGCTGGGGCGAGGCCTGGGCGCGGCAGCTCCCCGTGGATGGCGTCATCGTGGAGAACGGTGGGCTGTTCTTCCTGCGAGGCGCTCGAGGGCTGCGCAAGGTGTACCTGGAGCCGCCCGCCGAGCGGGTGGAGAACCGGAAGCGCCTTCAGCGGGAGGTCTCCCGGGTGTTGAAGCAGGTGCCCGGGGCTCGGCTGTCGGTGGACAGCACGTACACGGAAGTGGACCTGGCCGTGGACTACAACGAGGAGGCCCGGCTGGGGGATGAGGGAGCCGCGCGCATCGAGTCGTTGCTGCGGGCGCGCGGGGTGACGGCGGTCCGCTCGTCGGTGCATGTGAACTGCTGGCTGGGGCGGTTCGACAAGCTGAGCGCGACGAAGCGCTTCGCACGGGTGGCGTGGGGGGAGAAGCTGCAGCCCCGGGACGGCCGCTACGTGTACGTAGGGGATTCTTTCAACGACGCCCCGATGTTCCAGGCCTTCGGTCTGGGAGTGGGCGTGGCCAACGTGCGCGCGGTGCTGGACCGCATCGACGCGCCGCCGGCCTTCATTACCCGGGCGGCCGAGGGAAAGGGCTTCGAGGAACTGGCCCGAGCCCTCCTTGCCCGGCGGGGCCGAGGGGCCCTCGAGGAGTGA
- a CDS encoding ARPP-2 domain-containing protein: MSRARLIQRLELQGLRLAPSQVWGQVRLVPVLRDEVRGDLRFAQRNYGDALSEVTLRKELGAPGLKYISYIPHGLVMTWGNRQAEAVYGTRLQSQDHKKVEAGPVSVRLLHRMVHREDRNQLRMLPLHLAMEGFLTRYFGGPDIAWSEYSKDGLSRGLNPRSEASIPGWASFALDGALRTFELHERQVGLLLFNADELLSAFIVAHPYDYRCLHRTLLEDFYGDLLLQYGYLQVAGDIGLRLDASQVASVADLRAQVARMREDWGAFHGLLSGGLFGVEVTARKVYEAGPFLLQHFHTSLVPSEENHMGEAITGPDGTLEYLKTYRLSAAQTRRAYLLQQLANSQWNLDDTATALGSTRSDLVVRLANAGFGYLLKGHVLEEAQRSHARGR; encoded by the coding sequence ATGAGCCGCGCGCGACTCATCCAACGCCTGGAGCTTCAGGGCTTGCGGCTCGCGCCCTCGCAGGTCTGGGGGCAAGTGCGGCTGGTCCCGGTGCTGAGGGACGAGGTGAGGGGGGACCTTCGCTTCGCGCAGAGGAACTACGGGGATGCGTTGTCCGAGGTGACACTCCGGAAGGAGCTGGGTGCACCGGGCCTCAAGTACATCTCGTACATTCCCCATGGCCTGGTGATGACGTGGGGCAACCGTCAGGCGGAAGCCGTCTACGGCACGCGACTGCAGTCCCAGGACCACAAGAAGGTGGAGGCAGGCCCGGTCTCCGTCCGCCTGCTGCACCGCATGGTGCACCGCGAGGACCGCAACCAGTTGCGCATGTTGCCGCTCCACCTCGCGATGGAGGGCTTCCTGACCCGCTACTTCGGCGGACCGGACATCGCGTGGTCCGAGTACTCGAAGGACGGCTTGTCGCGCGGGCTGAATCCGCGCAGCGAGGCGTCGATTCCTGGCTGGGCCAGCTTCGCGTTGGACGGTGCGTTGCGCACCTTCGAGCTCCATGAGCGGCAGGTGGGGCTGTTGCTCTTCAACGCGGACGAGCTGCTCTCGGCCTTCATCGTCGCGCACCCGTATGACTATCGCTGTCTGCACCGCACGTTGCTCGAGGACTTCTACGGCGACCTGCTGTTGCAGTACGGCTACCTCCAGGTGGCGGGAGATATCGGGCTGCGCCTCGACGCGAGCCAGGTGGCCAGTGTCGCGGACCTCCGAGCGCAGGTGGCGCGCATGCGCGAGGACTGGGGCGCGTTCCATGGCCTCCTGTCGGGAGGTCTGTTCGGCGTGGAGGTGACGGCGCGGAAGGTCTACGAGGCCGGGCCCTTCCTCCTCCAGCACTTCCACACGAGCCTCGTGCCCTCCGAGGAGAACCACATGGGCGAGGCCATCACGGGGCCGGACGGGACGCTGGAGTACCTCAAGACCTACCGGCTCTCCGCGGCCCAGACGCGCCGGGCGTACCTGCTGCAACAACTGGCCAACTCACAGTGGAACCTGGATGACACCGCGACGGCCTTGGGCTCCACCCGGTCGGACCTGGTGGTGCGGCTGGCCAACGCGGGCTTCGGCTATCTGCTCAAGGGCCACGTGCTCGAGGAGGCCCAGCGCTCCCACGCGCGAGGCCGTTGA
- a CDS encoding dipeptidase — protein sequence MGDVNELHQRWCIADGHADSLMWNRDLRTRSDEGHVDFPRLRAAGVKLQCFTIVTRGFPFIGGFPVFAAWRGWPREARASEWTRALWQIERMEVFCQHSDGAVRIATSRQVLEDNLSQGRLSAVLGVEGGHAIEGKVERLAELHRRGVRFMGLTHLSNNDLGGSSFPMMGNRGLTGLGQEVVEEMARLGLSVDVAHASERTLEHLFSHPTVRFFCSHTGVRAAGGGWRNLSDASLRVIADRGGVVGIIFAPVYLGGDSVDDVVRHIEHAVDVMGEEGVGLGSDYDGMVPLPKGMKDVTDLHLLTTALLRRHPESWVERVMGGNFRRFFQSTLGG from the coding sequence ATGGGCGACGTGAACGAGCTTCACCAGCGCTGGTGCATCGCGGACGGGCACGCGGACTCCCTCATGTGGAACCGGGACTTGCGCACGCGCTCCGACGAGGGGCACGTGGACTTCCCCCGGCTGCGGGCGGCGGGGGTGAAGCTTCAGTGCTTCACCATCGTCACCCGTGGCTTCCCCTTCATTGGTGGCTTCCCGGTGTTCGCCGCGTGGCGCGGCTGGCCTCGGGAGGCTCGGGCCAGCGAGTGGACCCGGGCGCTGTGGCAGATAGAGCGCATGGAGGTGTTCTGTCAGCACTCGGACGGAGCGGTGCGCATCGCCACGTCGCGGCAGGTGCTGGAGGACAACCTCTCGCAAGGGCGCCTGTCCGCGGTGCTGGGCGTGGAAGGAGGGCACGCCATCGAGGGGAAGGTGGAGCGTCTGGCCGAGCTTCACCGCCGGGGCGTTCGCTTCATGGGGCTTACCCACCTGTCCAACAACGACCTGGGGGGCTCCTCTTTTCCCATGATGGGAAACCGGGGACTGACGGGGCTGGGGCAGGAGGTGGTGGAGGAGATGGCCCGCTTGGGATTGAGCGTGGATGTGGCACACGCCTCCGAGCGCACGCTGGAGCATCTTTTTTCCCATCCCACGGTCCGCTTCTTCTGCTCACACACGGGGGTGCGGGCGGCCGGAGGCGGATGGCGCAACTTGAGCGACGCGTCCCTGCGAGTCATCGCGGACCGGGGCGGCGTGGTGGGCATCATCTTCGCCCCGGTGTACCTGGGCGGGGACTCGGTGGACGACGTGGTTCGCCACATCGAGCACGCGGTGGATGTGATGGGGGAGGAGGGCGTGGGCCTGGGCTCGGACTACGACGGCATGGTGCCGCTGCCCAAGGGGATGAAGGACGTCACGGACCTGCACTTGCTCACCACGGCACTGCTTCGCCGCCATCCGGAGTCATGGGTGGAACGAGTCATGGGCGGAAACTTCCGGCGTTTCTTCCAGTCGACACTGGGTGGTTGA
- a CDS encoding thiazole synthase, with amino-acid sequence MSIQDKPFTIAGVTFSSRLILGTGKYPSHDIMKRCHESSGTEMVTVAVRRLDLKATGEASLMNWIDRERLRLLPNTALCYTADDAVRTCRLAEELGMSKWVKLEVLGDEKTLYPDVEETVKAARVLVKEGFTVLPYTSDDPITARKLEDAGCAAVMPLAAPIGSGLGIRNPHNIRLILETVKVPVIVDAGVGTASDAAIAMELGVDGVLMNTAIAGAKDPVRMAIAMKKAVEAGRDAYLAGRIPRKAYGSASSPIDGIVQ; translated from the coding sequence ATGAGCATCCAGGACAAGCCCTTCACCATCGCGGGAGTGACGTTCTCCTCGCGCCTCATCCTCGGGACGGGGAAGTACCCCAGTCACGACATCATGAAGCGCTGCCACGAGTCCTCAGGCACGGAGATGGTCACCGTGGCCGTGCGCCGGCTGGACCTGAAGGCCACGGGCGAGGCGTCGCTCATGAACTGGATTGACCGCGAGCGCCTGCGCCTGCTGCCCAACACGGCCCTCTGCTACACCGCCGACGACGCGGTGCGCACGTGCCGGCTCGCCGAGGAACTCGGCATGAGCAAGTGGGTGAAGCTGGAGGTCCTCGGCGACGAGAAGACGCTCTACCCCGACGTCGAGGAGACGGTGAAGGCCGCCCGCGTCCTGGTGAAGGAGGGCTTCACCGTGCTGCCCTACACCAGCGACGACCCCATCACCGCGCGCAAGCTGGAGGACGCGGGGTGCGCGGCGGTGATGCCCCTGGCGGCGCCCATCGGCAGCGGCCTGGGCATCCGCAACCCGCACAACATCCGCCTCATCCTCGAGACGGTGAAGGTCCCCGTCATCGTCGACGCGGGCGTCGGTACCGCGTCCGACGCGGCCATCGCCATGGAATTGGGCGTGGACGGCGTGCTGATGAACACGGCCATCGCGGGAGCCAAGGACCCGGTGCGCATGGCCATCGCCATGAAGAAGGCGGTGGAGGCAGGCCGCGACGCGTACCTCGCGGGGCGCATCCCCCGGAAGGCCTACGGCTCCGCGTCCAGCCCCATCGACGGAATCGTCCAGTAG
- a CDS encoding class I SAM-dependent rRNA methyltransferase: MNVVKLELARGLGRHLRAGHPWVFRKALEHVPRIPAGSVVDLTENGKFVARGYYDPHSAIAVRVLTRDPRDTVDSNFIARRVKRALSERQALIDLTDTDSYRLIHGEGDGLPGVVVDLYAGWAVMKLYSAGLTPYRPLIVEALKAGVPGLKGIVGRDEVARDDVEEDEGRGSGRMLYGPDAPEQIAIRERGATFMVDVWKGQKTGFFLDQRENRHLIRRLAKGRDVLNCFSFSGGFSVNAALGGANSVFSVDLDAEAIALARENFTRNGLPAEKHDFLAADVFKVIQSFKEEGRTFDLLILDPPAFAKSQRAVQAAIDGYASLNRQALAILRPGGLLATASCSARVSPDEFMGAVREAGFKAGVDLALVEERYQPPDHPVRLQFPEGKYLKFYVLQAV, translated from the coding sequence GTGAATGTCGTGAAGCTGGAGCTGGCGCGTGGACTGGGACGTCACCTGCGCGCGGGACACCCGTGGGTGTTTCGCAAGGCGCTGGAGCACGTGCCGAGGATTCCCGCTGGCAGCGTGGTGGACCTGACGGAGAACGGGAAGTTCGTCGCGCGGGGGTACTACGACCCGCACTCGGCCATCGCGGTGCGCGTGCTGACGCGAGACCCGCGGGACACCGTGGACTCGAACTTCATCGCGCGCCGGGTCAAGCGGGCCCTGTCCGAGCGCCAGGCGCTCATCGACCTGACGGACACGGACAGCTACCGCCTGATTCATGGTGAAGGTGACGGCCTGCCAGGCGTGGTGGTGGACCTCTACGCGGGCTGGGCGGTGATGAAGCTGTACTCTGCGGGGCTCACGCCGTATCGGCCGCTCATCGTCGAGGCGCTGAAGGCCGGAGTGCCGGGGCTCAAGGGCATCGTCGGTCGCGACGAAGTGGCGCGCGACGACGTGGAAGAGGACGAGGGCCGTGGCTCGGGGCGCATGTTGTACGGGCCCGATGCGCCCGAGCAGATCGCCATCCGTGAGCGCGGCGCCACCTTCATGGTGGACGTGTGGAAGGGGCAGAAGACCGGCTTCTTCCTGGACCAGCGCGAGAACCGTCACCTCATCCGGCGGCTGGCCAAGGGCCGGGACGTGCTCAACTGCTTCAGCTTCAGCGGTGGCTTCTCCGTGAACGCGGCGCTGGGAGGCGCGAACAGCGTGTTCTCGGTGGACCTGGACGCGGAGGCCATCGCCCTGGCGCGAGAGAACTTCACGCGCAACGGGCTGCCGGCGGAGAAGCACGACTTCCTCGCGGCGGACGTGTTCAAGGTCATCCAGTCGTTCAAGGAGGAGGGGCGCACCTTCGACCTGCTCATCCTGGATCCACCGGCCTTCGCGAAGAGCCAGCGCGCGGTGCAGGCGGCCATTGACGGGTATGCCTCGCTCAACCGGCAGGCGCTGGCGATTCTCCGTCCGGGAGGCCTCCTGGCGACGGCGTCGTGCTCGGCGCGCGTGAGCCCGGACGAGTTCATGGGCGCGGTGCGCGAGGCCGGCTTCAAGGCGGGCGTCGACCTGGCGCTCGTCGAGGAGCGCTACCAGCCGCCGGACCACCCGGTGCGGCTCCAGTTCCCCGAGGGCAAGTACCTCAAGTTCTACGTGCTCCAGGCGGTGTAG
- a CDS encoding serine/threonine-protein kinase, with translation MGTHHPDHPSAKPFILFTAGATSYELVQYLGLRGSGELLIARRHYADTPGDLVLIKRLQDAGDELGRARLREEVKLLMRLSHPAIAQVFLVRVHEGVPHLVMEFVDGQSLETLVSYAALRRRPLSEAFTAYVGAEVADALHHAHTLEDDRGRPLGLVHRDVSPRALRLDGRGYVKLSDFSLSWARLPGRVATEAHVVRGDLAYASPEALLRRPLDGRSDLFSLGVVLLELLTGLHLLDLEPVERAALASGPLPETELLVAESPSWLSAPMMAARMACFSPLHVEQVTATVSSPLRAILSRLLRREPEERFQTALELRDALRAVLAGRGYAYGPPEAAREAAQVRQEARSRRRSADVLSSEDVRPTAFGPRDAYAAGS, from the coding sequence ATGGGCACCCACCACCCTGACCACCCCTCCGCCAAACCCTTCATCCTCTTCACCGCTGGGGCCACGTCGTATGAGCTCGTCCAGTACCTCGGCCTGCGTGGCTCCGGAGAGCTGCTCATCGCCCGCAGGCACTACGCGGACACGCCGGGCGACCTGGTCCTCATCAAGCGCTTGCAAGACGCGGGCGACGAGCTCGGGCGCGCGCGGCTGAGGGAAGAGGTCAAGCTGCTGATGCGCCTGTCCCATCCGGCCATCGCCCAGGTGTTCCTGGTGCGGGTGCATGAGGGCGTGCCTCACCTCGTCATGGAGTTCGTGGACGGCCAGAGCCTGGAGACGCTGGTCAGCTACGCGGCGCTGCGTCGCCGTCCGTTGTCGGAGGCGTTCACCGCCTATGTGGGGGCGGAGGTCGCGGACGCGCTCCACCACGCGCACACGCTGGAGGACGACCGGGGCCGGCCGCTGGGGCTGGTCCACCGGGACGTCAGCCCGCGTGCCTTGAGGCTGGATGGGCGGGGGTACGTGAAGCTGTCGGACTTCTCGCTGTCCTGGGCGCGGCTTCCCGGGCGTGTGGCGACCGAAGCCCATGTCGTCCGAGGAGACCTCGCCTATGCTTCGCCGGAGGCGCTCCTGCGGCGGCCGTTGGATGGGCGCTCGGACTTGTTCTCGCTGGGCGTGGTGTTGCTCGAGCTGCTCACCGGTCTGCACCTGCTGGACCTGGAGCCCGTCGAGCGCGCGGCGCTCGCGTCGGGGCCGCTGCCGGAGACGGAGCTGCTCGTGGCGGAGTCGCCCAGCTGGCTCTCCGCGCCCATGATGGCCGCGCGCATGGCGTGCTTCTCGCCACTGCACGTGGAGCAGGTGACGGCCACGGTGTCCTCGCCGCTGCGCGCCATCCTCTCGCGGCTCCTGCGGAGGGAACCGGAGGAGCGCTTCCAGACGGCCCTGGAGCTGCGGGATGCCCTGCGCGCGGTGCTGGCGGGGCGGGGGTACGCCTATGGCCCCCCGGAGGCGGCCCGTGAAGCGGCCCAGGTCCGGCAGGAGGCGCGCTCCCGGAGGCGCTCCGCGGACGTGTTGTCCTCGGAGGATGTGCGGCCCACGGCTTTCGGACCTCGTGACGCGTACGCGGCCGGGTCGTGA